A window of the Vigna angularis cultivar LongXiaoDou No.4 chromosome 3, ASM1680809v1, whole genome shotgun sequence genome harbors these coding sequences:
- the LOC108325048 gene encoding uncharacterized protein LOC108325048: MDEIEELEPLFDYSRVQPVNPISIDDDFDDDEDVICPDGKKRKTTDTVEDEKKTTGERVTVVNIEDQDDDWLPPPPKSASNSQRTIEEDSTLKKLRLKKQELASFAESAKQLLKDVEESSKFEVNDSLQSPVDGVDEKSLQHSERPKIVISVQDKDGTKQIRMFMDDKFERIVKTYADKIKCDQKQIVLSFDGDKISSSETPASLGMEDDDIIEVHVKSC, encoded by the exons ATG GATGAAATCGAAGAGTTGGAACCATTGTTTGATTACAGCCGGGTTCAGCCTGTGAATCCCATTTCCATCGATG atgattttgatgatgacgAGGATGTGATTTGCCCTGATGGTAAGAAGAGGAAGACTACGGATACT GTTGAGGATGAGAAGAAGACTACTGGGGAAAGAGTCACAGTGGTGAACATTGAAGATCAAGATGATGATTGGTTACCCCCTCCACCAAAGAGTGCAAGTAATTCGCAGAGGACGATTGAAGAGGATTCAACTTTGAAAAAATTGAG ATTAAAGAAGCAGGAACTTGCCTCATTTGCTGAATCAGCAAAACAATTGTTAAAAGATGTTGAAGAGTCTTCTAAATTCGAAGTTAATGATTCTTTGCAGTCTCCGGTGGATGGTGTAGATGAGAAAAGTCTACAGCATTCTGAAAGACCAAAAATCGTCATTTCTGTTCAAGACAAAGATGGAACAAAGCAGATTCGAATGTTCATG GATGACAAGTTTGAAAGGATTGTCAAGACATATGCCGATAAAATCAAGTGTGACCAGAAACAGATAGTATTGTCCTTTGATGGTGATAAAATAAGTTCGTCCGAAACCCCTGCTAGCCTTGGGATGGAAGACGATGATATTATTGAAGTTCACGTGAAATCATGTTGA